One segment of Ascidiaceihabitans donghaensis DNA contains the following:
- a CDS encoding radical SAM protein, protein MKDLDTSANLGKFQDRAVTAKGEARATVALTNPQTLWFNTGTLCNIECVNCYIESSPTNDKLVYITADEVQDYLNQIKARKWPVTEIAFTGGEPFMNPQMIEIMRRSLDVGYDVLVLTNAMRPMMRKTMQAGILELNAAYPGKLTFRISVDHYRADLHDAERGAGALEKTIIGMAWLRDNGVRMAVAGRSVFGDSDEDSRAGYAAFYAEHGFDIDAQDPGMTVLFPEMDETVEVPEITTACWGILDKSPDAVMCASSRMVVKRKGAATPAVLACTLLPYSPEFELGASLEEAEKDVALNHPHCAKFCVLGGASCSA, encoded by the coding sequence ATGAAAGACCTCGATACATCCGCAAATCTTGGGAAGTTTCAAGACCGCGCCGTAACCGCCAAAGGCGAGGCGCGTGCGACGGTGGCGTTGACCAATCCGCAAACGCTTTGGTTCAATACAGGCACGCTGTGCAACATTGAATGTGTAAACTGTTACATCGAAAGCAGTCCGACAAACGATAAACTGGTCTATATTACCGCCGACGAAGTGCAGGATTACCTAAATCAGATCAAAGCCCGCAAATGGCCTGTGACAGAAATTGCCTTCACCGGTGGTGAGCCCTTTATGAACCCACAGATGATCGAGATCATGCGTCGGTCGCTGGATGTGGGCTATGACGTTTTGGTTCTGACCAATGCCATGCGTCCGATGATGCGCAAAACCATGCAGGCTGGTATTCTGGAATTGAACGCCGCCTACCCCGGCAAGCTGACCTTTCGCATTTCAGTGGACCATTACCGCGCCGATCTGCATGATGCGGAACGCGGTGCGGGTGCTTTGGAAAAGACCATTATCGGCATGGCATGGTTGCGTGACAATGGCGTGCGTATGGCTGTGGCCGGACGTTCTGTTTTTGGGGACAGCGACGAAGACAGCCGCGCAGGCTACGCCGCCTTCTATGCCGAACACGGCTTTGACATCGACGCGCAAGACCCCGGCATGACCGTGCTGTTTCCCGAAATGGACGAAACAGTGGAAGTGCCCGAAATCACCACCGCGTGCTGGGGCATTCTGGATAAATCGCCTGATGCGGTTATGTGCGCTTCAAGCCGTATGGTGGTGAAACGCAAGGGCGCTGCCACACCGGCTGTGCTGGCCTGTACGCTTTTGCCTTATTCGCCAGAGTTTGAATTGGGCGCATCGCTGGAAGAGGCGGAAAAAGATGTGGCCCTCAATCATCCGCATTGTGCCAAGTTCTGCGTTTTGGGCGGGGCCAGCTGTTCGGCGTAA
- the zwf gene encoding glucose-6-phosphate dehydrogenase, which produces MVSRIIPVEAFDLVIFGGTGDLARRKILPGLFRRYCAGQMPDGARVIGAARSDMDAAGYKDMVADAIREFGGGRSCEDGTLDAFLDRLHYVAIDARGETGWSELTDLMRDSVQVRAYYFSVAPSLFGDLAERLHSHGLADDQSRIVVEKPFGRDLQTARALNASLAEHFDESQIYRIDHYLGKETVQNLMAVRFGNTLFEPLWNAQYVDHIQITVAETVGVGGRGEYYDKSGAMRDMVQNHLMQLLCLIAMEPPAKFDPGAVRDEKLKVIRALDKVEPHHIVRGQYAAGPDNPDFREAVGDARSKTESFVAMKVGISNWRWAGIPFYLRTGKRMSARSSEITVVFKARNHSIFEEDGEDHRNVLSIRLQPNEGITMKVTIKEPGPGGMRLVDVPLDMSFAEALGEDGGDPPDAYERLIMDVIRGNQTLFMRGDEVEAAWAWTDPIIDGWTARGDVPKPYDSGSNGPTDADQLLARDGRIWREVRP; this is translated from the coding sequence ATGGTATCTCGCATCATTCCCGTCGAAGCATTCGATCTGGTGATCTTCGGTGGCACGGGGGATTTGGCACGCCGCAAGATCTTGCCTGGGTTGTTTCGTCGTTACTGCGCGGGGCAAATGCCTGACGGGGCACGGGTGATCGGGGCCGCACGATCAGATATGGATGCGGCAGGCTATAAGGATATGGTGGCCGATGCCATCCGCGAGTTTGGCGGCGGTCGGTCTTGCGAAGACGGCACATTGGATGCCTTTCTGGACCGGTTGCATTACGTGGCGATTGATGCGCGCGGTGAAACGGGCTGGTCCGAACTGACCGACCTGATGCGCGACAGCGTTCAGGTGCGCGCCTACTATTTCTCTGTAGCACCCAGCCTGTTTGGTGACCTGGCCGAACGGCTGCACAGCCACGGTCTTGCTGATGATCAAAGCCGCATCGTGGTGGAAAAGCCCTTTGGGCGCGATTTGCAGACCGCCAGGGCGTTGAATGCATCCTTGGCCGAGCATTTCGATGAAAGCCAAATCTACCGGATCGATCATTATCTGGGCAAAGAAACCGTGCAAAACCTGATGGCGGTCCGCTTCGGCAATACGCTGTTCGAACCTTTGTGGAACGCGCAATATGTCGATCATATCCAGATCACTGTGGCCGAAACCGTAGGCGTTGGGGGCAGGGGCGAATACTATGACAAATCGGGGGCGATGCGCGATATGGTGCAAAACCACCTGATGCAGCTGTTGTGCCTTATTGCAATGGAACCCCCGGCCAAGTTTGATCCGGGCGCTGTGCGGGACGAAAAGCTAAAGGTGATCCGCGCCTTGGACAAAGTTGAGCCGCACCACATTGTGCGTGGCCAATATGCAGCGGGTCCCGACAATCCCGATTTCCGTGAAGCCGTAGGTGATGCGCGGTCCAAAACCGAAAGCTTTGTGGCTATGAAGGTCGGCATTTCCAACTGGCGGTGGGCTGGCATTCCATTTTACTTGCGCACCGGCAAACGCATGTCGGCACGGTCCAGCGAAATCACGGTTGTGTTCAAAGCGCGCAACCATTCCATCTTTGAAGAAGACGGCGAAGACCACCGCAACGTGTTGTCTATCCGTCTGCAGCCCAACGAGGGCATCACGATGAAAGTGACCATCAAGGAACCCGGGCCGGGGGGCATGCGTCTGGTCGATGTGCCGCTGGACATGAGCTTTGCCGAAGCCTTGGGCGAAGACGGCGGTGATCCGCCCGATGCTTATGAGCGGTTGATTATGGATGTCATTCGCGGAAACCAAACGCTATTCATGCGCGGTGACGAGGTCGAAGCCGCATGGGCTTGGACCGATCCTATCATCGACGGCTGGACGGCGCGGGGTGATGTGCCCAAACCATACGATTCAGGCAGCAACGGCCCCACCGATGCCGACCAGCTTCTGGCCCGTGACGGGCGTATTTGGCGCGAGGTAAGACCATGA
- the pgl gene encoding 6-phosphogluconolactonase — translation MKFKEYPDREMLVMDVAQQIVTDLNMALVGPDRVSIAVPGGTTPAPIFDVLCAADLDWARVDVLLTDERWVPADHARSNAGLLYRHLLMDRAADAHFVPYYVEGMKAKEGAAQTSGLIEQHVPLDVVVLGMGADMHTASLFPGALGLSDAMAADAPHLCAVQAEGQEPRVTLSAAVLNSAVQKHLVIFGDDKRAALDAAMDAQPEDAPISAVVQGATVHWAA, via the coding sequence ATGAAGTTTAAAGAATATCCTGACCGCGAAATGCTTGTGATGGACGTGGCCCAGCAAATTGTGACTGATTTGAATATGGCCCTCGTCGGTCCAGACCGTGTATCGATTGCCGTTCCCGGCGGCACCACGCCGGCACCCATTTTCGATGTGCTGTGCGCGGCTGATCTGGACTGGGCCCGCGTGGATGTGCTTTTGACAGACGAACGGTGGGTGCCTGCGGATCATGCCCGCTCAAACGCAGGGTTGCTTTATCGGCACCTGTTGATGGACAGGGCAGCTGACGCGCATTTTGTGCCGTATTACGTAGAAGGCATGAAGGCCAAAGAGGGGGCCGCGCAGACCTCTGGGCTGATTGAACAGCATGTGCCGCTGGACGTTGTTGTGCTTGGCATGGGCGCCGATATGCACACGGCCTCATTGTTTCCCGGTGCGTTGGGACTGTCAGACGCTATGGCTGCAGATGCGCCGCACTTATGTGCGGTACAAGCAGAAGGCCAAGAACCCCGCGTGACGTTAAGCGCAGCAGTTTTGAACAGTGCTGTGCAAAAACATCTTGTGATATTTGGCGATGACAAACGCGCAGCATTGGACGCTGCTATGGATGCGCAACCCGAAGACGCGCCAATCAGCGCCGTGGTACAGGGGGCAACGGTACATTGGGCCGCATGA
- the pgi gene encoding glucose-6-phosphate isomerase, with protein sequence MTFSDAWADVEVRHAATADRKFLSLFDDTGRADTFRCDTSDMRLDYSKTNIDAETRDALLALAEAADVAAHRDAMFSGQKINQTEGRAVLHTALRNLDGGPVLVDGTDVMPGVLDTLGRMGVFADEIRSSHITNVVNIGIGGSDLGPAMAVQALSPYHDGPAVHFVSNVDAADVSDTLRGLDPKTTLVIVASKTFTTVETMTNARTARAWMSEGGGDPGTQFAALSTSEDGTSQFGIPPERVFGFEDWVGGRYSLWGPIGLSLMIGIGRRGFMAFLRGGQAMDLHFQAAQGAENMPLMHALVGIWHNQFCGHATRAVLPYDQRLGQLPAYFQQLEMESNGKSVRMDGSDVPVHTGPVVWGAPGTNGQHAFYQLIHQGTRTIPCEFMIAAQGHEPDLEHHHHLLVANCLAQSEALMRGRSTDEARVLMREKGFEGAELDRQAAHRVFSGNRPSVTLAYPKLDPFVLGQIIALYEHRVFVEGVILGINSFDQWGVELGKELATALQPVVEGAQTADGKDGSTQALVDFVQRHRVP encoded by the coding sequence ATGACATTTTCAGACGCATGGGCGGACGTAGAAGTCCGTCATGCCGCAACCGCAGACCGTAAATTTCTATCTTTGTTTGACGACACCGGCCGTGCCGATACGTTTCGGTGTGATACCTCTGACATGCGGTTGGACTATTCCAAAACCAACATTGACGCCGAAACCCGGGACGCCTTGTTGGCACTGGCCGAAGCTGCCGATGTCGCGGCGCACCGCGATGCAATGTTCAGCGGCCAAAAAATCAACCAGACCGAAGGCCGCGCCGTGTTGCACACCGCATTGCGCAATCTGGATGGGGGTCCGGTTCTGGTGGATGGCACTGACGTCATGCCGGGCGTTTTGGACACGCTGGGGCGGATGGGGGTCTTTGCGGACGAAATTCGATCCAGCCATATCACTAATGTCGTCAACATCGGAATTGGTGGCTCTGATCTTGGTCCTGCCATGGCCGTGCAGGCCCTAAGCCCATATCATGACGGACCGGCGGTGCATTTTGTGTCCAACGTCGATGCAGCAGATGTTTCTGATACATTGCGTGGCCTTGATCCCAAAACGACACTGGTGATTGTGGCATCCAAGACATTCACAACTGTTGAGACCATGACCAACGCACGCACCGCACGGGCATGGATGTCAGAGGGCGGTGGCGATCCGGGCACACAGTTTGCAGCCCTGAGCACCTCGGAGGATGGCACGTCGCAGTTTGGCATTCCACCCGAACGCGTGTTCGGATTTGAAGATTGGGTGGGGGGGCGCTATTCGCTGTGGGGGCCAATTGGCCTAAGCCTTATGATTGGCATCGGTCGGCGCGGGTTCATGGCGTTTTTGCGCGGTGGACAGGCGATGGACCTACATTTTCAGGCAGCACAAGGCGCTGAAAACATGCCTTTGATGCATGCATTGGTCGGGATTTGGCACAACCAGTTCTGCGGGCACGCCACCCGTGCCGTGTTGCCTTACGATCAACGTCTGGGGCAACTGCCAGCTTATTTTCAGCAGCTTGAAATGGAAAGCAATGGCAAGTCTGTGCGGATGGACGGATCGGATGTTCCTGTGCACACAGGCCCCGTTGTATGGGGGGCGCCTGGCACCAACGGCCAACACGCGTTTTACCAGTTGATCCATCAAGGCACCCGCACGATCCCGTGCGAATTCATGATTGCCGCGCAGGGTCATGAGCCGGATCTGGAACATCACCATCATTTGCTGGTGGCCAATTGCCTCGCGCAATCGGAAGCTTTGATGCGCGGGCGGTCTACAGATGAAGCCCGCGTTTTGATGCGTGAGAAAGGTTTTGAGGGTGCAGAGCTAGACCGTCAGGCCGCCCACCGTGTGTTTTCTGGCAATCGTCCTTCTGTCACTTTGGCGTACCCTAAGCTGGACCCCTTTGTTCTGGGGCAAATCATAGCACTTTATGAGCACCGTGTGTTTGTTGAGGGTGTCATTCTGGGCATCAATTCGTTTGACCAATGGGGCGTGGAATTGGGCAAAGAGCTTGCAACGGCGTTACAACCTGTTGTGGAGGGTGCGCAAACTGCGGACGGTAAAGACGGGTCGACACAAGCGTTGGTCGATTTTGTGCAACGACACCGCGTCCCTTAG
- a CDS encoding acyl-CoA thioesterase: MSPRYHTNLSEAEQRAEGITEPAPLAFADRVHHDELDALLHVNNVRYFVWFERLRVRFMEMHNIGTIGDETSPRIVVRGGSVRYIEEMLRNEDYIVTTRCTEMRTTSLTLCQTIWAQGRKRATFDCVMVLLKQDGTGRQPIPDDIKQKLTHTDGAVQAP; the protein is encoded by the coding sequence ATGTCACCACGTTATCATACCAACCTGTCCGAGGCCGAGCAACGCGCCGAAGGTATCACGGAACCCGCCCCTTTGGCCTTTGCCGACCGCGTGCACCACGATGAATTGGACGCACTGCTGCATGTGAACAACGTGCGGTACTTTGTGTGGTTTGAACGATTGCGGGTGCGATTTATGGAAATGCACAACATTGGCACAATCGGTGACGAAACCAGCCCGCGCATCGTGGTGCGCGGCGGAAGCGTACGCTACATAGAAGAGATGCTGCGCAACGAAGACTACATCGTGACCACGCGGTGTACAGAAATGCGCACAACGTCGCTTACGCTGTGTCAAACGATTTGGGCGCAGGGGCGTAAACGTGCGACGTTTGATTGCGTGATGGTGCTGCTGAAACAAGACGGCACGGGGCGCCAGCCGATCCCCGACGACATTAAGCAAAAGCTGACACACACGGATGGGGCAGTCCAAGCCCCCTGA
- a CDS encoding long-chain-fatty-acid--CoA ligase, which produces MLGQMMTSALTISSLVDHAARYHGKTEVFSVNTGGGIETTSWGEVGANARRLGDVLTKLGIEPQSRCATIAWNNRRHLEIYFGVSGAGFVCHTINPRLFPEQLVYIINHAEDKVLFIDATFVPLVAAIRDKCPHLEHVVLMEGRDEEAAAKIEGLKFYDDFIAEGDAGFVWPEIDENTASSLCYTSGTTGNPKGVLYSHRSTVLHAFASNLKDCIGNSAMDVVLPVVPMFHVNAWGTPYACAMVGARMVMPGPGLDGASLVNLIDTYNVTTALGVPTIWLGLLGEAEKAGSKLESLTRTVVGGSACPPSMIDTFRDIYNVETIHAWGMTEMSPLGTANQPLAKHGDLPQVEQNKLRENQGRPVWGVEMKIVDDTGSTLPEDGEAQGDLLVRGHWVLDAYFRKTSDETLTDGWFDTGDVATIDPDGYLSIKDRSKDIIKSGGEWISSVDLENIAIAHPDLANAAVIGARHEKWDERPILIAVKAEGSDPSAADVLAAFDDKIAKWQIPDEVVFVDALPLGATGKVLKRKLKEEFGEVLIGK; this is translated from the coding sequence ATGCTTGGCCAAATGATGACATCCGCTTTGACCATTTCGTCACTTGTGGATCACGCCGCGCGCTATCATGGGAAAACCGAAGTGTTTTCCGTAAATACAGGCGGGGGGATCGAGACCACCAGCTGGGGGGAAGTCGGCGCGAATGCGCGGCGTTTGGGCGACGTCTTGACCAAATTGGGCATTGAACCACAATCGCGCTGTGCCACCATCGCATGGAACAACCGCCGCCATCTTGAGATTTACTTTGGTGTGTCTGGTGCGGGTTTCGTATGCCACACCATCAACCCACGCCTTTTCCCGGAACAGTTGGTCTACATCATCAACCACGCCGAAGACAAAGTGCTGTTTATTGATGCGACATTTGTACCTTTGGTGGCTGCCATTCGCGACAAATGCCCCCATTTGGAACATGTTGTGTTGATGGAGGGGCGCGACGAAGAGGCCGCAGCCAAAATCGAAGGTTTGAAATTCTACGACGACTTCATTGCCGAAGGCGACGCTGGCTTTGTGTGGCCCGAGATCGACGAAAACACGGCGTCATCCCTGTGCTATACCTCAGGGACCACGGGCAATCCCAAAGGCGTTCTTTATTCGCACCGCTCGACTGTGTTGCACGCTTTTGCGTCCAACCTGAAAGACTGCATTGGCAATTCGGCGATGGATGTTGTTCTGCCTGTTGTGCCCATGTTCCACGTCAATGCCTGGGGCACGCCCTATGCCTGTGCCATGGTGGGCGCACGTATGGTGATGCCGGGGCCTGGTCTGGATGGCGCGTCGTTGGTGAATTTGATCGACACCTACAACGTCACCACGGCTTTGGGTGTTCCCACAATTTGGCTGGGGCTATTGGGCGAGGCGGAAAAAGCGGGATCAAAGCTGGAAAGCCTGACACGCACGGTTGTGGGCGGATCCGCTTGCCCGCCGTCGATGATCGACACGTTCCGCGACATATACAACGTCGAAACCATTCACGCTTGGGGCATGACAGAGATGTCGCCACTTGGCACAGCAAACCAGCCGTTGGCCAAACATGGCGATTTGCCGCAAGTCGAACAAAACAAGCTGCGCGAAAATCAAGGACGCCCGGTTTGGGGTGTTGAGATGAAGATCGTCGATGACACAGGTTCCACTTTGCCCGAGGACGGCGAAGCCCAAGGCGATTTGTTGGTGCGGGGCCATTGGGTTCTGGACGCCTATTTCCGCAAAACCAGCGATGAGACCCTGACAGACGGTTGGTTCGATACGGGCGATGTGGCAACCATCGACCCTGATGGCTATCTCAGCATCAAAGACCGGTCCAAGGACATCATCAAATCTGGCGGCGAATGGATTTCGTCCGTGGATCTGGAAAACATCGCCATTGCCCATCCCGATCTGGCCAATGCGGCTGTCATCGGGGCGCGTCACGAAAAATGGGACGAACGCCCCATTCTGATTGCCGTGAAAGCAGAAGGGTCTGACCCAAGTGCGGCTGACGTTCTGGCGGCCTTTGATGACAAGATTGCCAAATGGCAAATACCGGATGAAGTCGTCTTTGTTGATGCGCTGCCTTTGGGGGCAACTGGCAAAGTCCTAAAGCGCAAGCTGAAGGAAGAATTCGGCGAAGTTTTGATCGGCAAGTGA
- a CDS encoding sulfatase-like hydrolase/transferase, producing the protein MNILFIMYDQLRFDYLGCAGHPHLETPHFDRVANMGVRFTNAYVQSPICGASRMSTYTGRYASSHGAQWNGFPLRVGEQTMGDHLRKLGMDCWLIGKTHMKADAEGMARLGLEADSLIGVRQAECGFDAWVRDDGLWGEGPDGFYDEKRSPYNEYLKSKGYAGENPWADYANAGLEDGHAASGWMFKNADLPANIREEDSETPWLTSETIRFVDQAKGPWCAHVSYIKPHWPYIVPAPYHDMYGPNHVPAAKRDRVELENTHPVLKAFMDGKVGQAFQNEATRQKVIPAYMGLIKQCDDQLGRLLAHLEETDQLNDTMIVLTSDHGDYLGDHYLGEKNLFHDPSVKVPMIIYDPRPTANKTRGTKCDALVESIDLAPTFVEAAGGSVPDHILEGRSLMPWINGDTPEWRAYAVSEYDYSATPIGPGLGLEPRDCRLFMVYDGRYKLMHAEGGLRPMLFDLQSDPDEIHDLCKTDQHADLVDKMYGHLHSWGLRMSQRVTRSEQDIRDMRGQSVRRGILPFMHDGSEVHDELTEKYRRAVSQNHIKDLD; encoded by the coding sequence ATGAATATCTTGTTCATCATGTATGACCAGTTGCGGTTCGACTACCTTGGTTGTGCGGGGCATCCGCATCTGGAGACCCCGCATTTTGACCGTGTGGCCAATATGGGGGTGCGCTTTACAAATGCCTATGTGCAAAGCCCGATTTGCGGGGCGTCCCGCATGTCCACCTATACGGGGCGATATGCATCTTCTCACGGTGCGCAGTGGAACGGATTTCCGTTGCGTGTGGGCGAACAGACCATGGGGGATCACCTGCGCAAACTGGGCATGGATTGCTGGTTGATTGGCAAGACCCACATGAAAGCAGATGCAGAAGGAATGGCGCGTTTGGGGCTGGAAGCAGACAGCCTGATCGGGGTGCGCCAGGCGGAATGCGGGTTTGACGCATGGGTGCGTGATGATGGTCTTTGGGGTGAAGGTCCAGATGGATTTTATGATGAAAAAAGATCACCTTACAACGAATACTTAAAGTCGAAAGGGTATGCTGGCGAAAACCCGTGGGCAGACTACGCCAATGCGGGGCTTGAAGATGGGCACGCCGCCAGCGGATGGATGTTCAAAAACGCGGACCTGCCTGCCAATATTCGTGAAGAAGACAGTGAAACGCCATGGCTGACCTCCGAAACGATCCGGTTTGTTGATCAGGCCAAAGGGCCGTGGTGCGCACATGTCAGCTATATCAAGCCGCATTGGCCCTACATCGTGCCTGCACCCTATCACGACATGTACGGCCCAAACCATGTACCGGCTGCCAAACGCGATCGCGTTGAACTGGAAAACACGCACCCGGTGTTGAAAGCCTTCATGGATGGCAAAGTCGGTCAGGCCTTTCAAAATGAAGCAACCCGTCAGAAGGTCATTCCGGCCTATATGGGATTGATCAAGCAATGCGACGATCAATTGGGCCGGTTGCTTGCGCATCTTGAAGAGACCGACCAGCTGAACGACACCATGATCGTGTTGACGTCGGATCACGGCGATTATCTTGGCGATCACTATCTGGGCGAAAAGAACCTTTTCCATGACCCTTCGGTGAAGGTGCCTATGATCATTTACGACCCAAGACCTACAGCGAACAAAACGCGTGGCACAAAGTGTGATGCGTTGGTGGAAAGCATTGATCTGGCGCCGACGTTTGTGGAGGCGGCTGGAGGAAGCGTGCCGGATCATATCCTTGAAGGGCGCAGTTTGATGCCTTGGATCAACGGGGACACGCCGGAATGGCGCGCGTATGCCGTTTCAGAATACGATTACTCCGCAACGCCGATTGGGCCGGGTTTGGGCTTGGAACCGCGCGATTGCCGATTGTTCATGGTCTACGACGGGCGCTACAAACTGATGCATGCAGAAGGTGGACTGCGGCCTATGCTGTTCGATTTGCAAAGTGACCCGGATGAAATTCACGACCTTTGCAAAACGGACCAACACGCTGATCTTGTTGATAAAATGTATGGGCATTTGCACAGTTGGGGCTTGCGTATGTCGCAACGGGTGACCCGATCGGAACAAGATATCCGTGACATGCGCGGCCAAAGCGTGCGCCGTGGGATTTTGCCGTTCATGCATGACGGGTCGGAAGTGCATGACGAATTGACTGAGAAATATCGCCGCGCCGTCAGCCAAAACCATATAAAAGACTTAGATTAA
- the nrtS gene encoding nitrate/nitrite transporter NrtS — MADGFWTIATDLSVARRAGKIALIVGTVLMAINHGDHILKGDMDLRAILKCLATYLVPYCVSTYSSVMAVRDRTQTLEPDA; from the coding sequence ATGGCGGATGGTTTTTGGACGATTGCAACGGATCTGTCTGTTGCAAGACGTGCGGGTAAAATCGCTTTGATTGTCGGAACAGTGTTGATGGCCATCAATCATGGTGATCATATCCTTAAAGGTGACATGGATTTGCGCGCCATCTTGAAATGTCTGGCGACGTATCTGGTGCCATACTGCGTTTCCACGTATTCATCGGTTATGGCGGTCAGGGATCGCACACAAACATTGGAGCCTGATGCATGA
- a CDS encoding class I SAM-dependent methyltransferase: MTGNEDQKTYWSDQAGQSWVALQDVMDATLAPVLDLVLDRAGLQTGQTVLDVGCGAGTSTVQVVQRVGPQGHALGVDISDTLLAKAEDLAKATPHASFLLADAQSYRFEINSFDHLLSRFGVMFFEDSTAAFRNMAKALKPDGKITLGAWGPAPNNPWFMIPAQVAAKRLGKPPKTDRTLPGPFAFEDQNRVIEMLQNAGLRDVTATTHHLMLTPPAGLKEVADQCFAIGPVSRIVEHFNGTAEDVAAIHQGIVEAFSPFQTANGIQIPADINLFEARV; this comes from the coding sequence ATGACTGGCAACGAAGATCAAAAAACCTACTGGTCAGATCAGGCTGGCCAAAGCTGGGTCGCGCTTCAGGATGTAATGGATGCCACGCTGGCCCCTGTGCTGGATTTGGTGCTGGACCGCGCCGGTCTTCAAACCGGTCAAACTGTGTTGGACGTGGGATGTGGCGCGGGAACCAGCACGGTGCAGGTCGTACAGCGTGTCGGCCCACAAGGCCACGCGCTGGGTGTGGATATTTCCGACACTTTGCTGGCAAAGGCGGAAGATTTGGCCAAAGCCACCCCGCATGCATCATTCTTGTTGGCGGATGCGCAATCGTACCGCTTTGAAATCAACAGTTTTGATCATTTGCTGTCACGCTTTGGTGTGATGTTCTTTGAAGATAGCACAGCCGCATTTCGCAACATGGCGAAAGCGCTGAAGCCGGATGGAAAAATTACGCTTGGGGCGTGGGGTCCTGCACCGAACAATCCATGGTTTATGATTCCGGCCCAGGTTGCGGCCAAACGGCTGGGCAAACCCCCTAAAACCGATCGCACCCTGCCCGGACCATTCGCGTTTGAAGATCAAAACCGCGTGATCGAAATGCTGCAAAACGCGGGACTGCGCGACGTAACTGCAACGACACATCATCTGATGTTGACGCCTCCTGCTGGTTTGAAAGAGGTGGCAGACCAGTGTTTTGCCATCGGGCCTGTGTCGCGTATTGTCGAACATTTCAATGGCACGGCTGAAGACGTCGCAGCCATACATCAGGGCATAGTAGAGGCATTTTCACCGTTTCAGACGGCAAACGGCATCCAAATTCCCGCCGACATAAATCTATTTGAAGCACGGGTTTAG